In Xenopus tropicalis strain Nigerian chromosome 5, UCB_Xtro_10.0, whole genome shotgun sequence, one genomic interval encodes:
- the LOC101730350 gene encoding L-threonine 3-dehydrogenase, mitochondrial isoform X1, which produces MRLGLCHWHILEAVPYKRLSTRWALQTHRKRVKQGTGKQQGIIIPPKTFCLKMPVMRTITRVAKQMAQSPVCGCQISVMPIRSIGFSPRQVPSDASFHSVSFSETDHPRVLITGGLGQLGVGLAKLLRKRYGKNNVILSDIRKPPDSVFYSGPFIYSDILDYKNLREIVVNNRITWLIHYSALLSAVGEANVPLARAVNITGLHNILDIAAEHGLRLFVPSTIGAFGPTSPRNPTPDLCVQRPRTIYGVSKVHAELMGEYYHYRYGLDFRCLRYPGIISADSQPGGGTTDYAVQIFHDAIKTGRFMCNLKPDTRLPMMYIDDCLRATLEVMEAPAPSLTMRTYNINAMSFTPEELAIEVQKHMPELEVVYDVDAVRQAIADSWPMNFDDSNARKDWGWKHDFDMAELVTTMLNYLNSGRLAIQAN; this is translated from the exons ATGCGTCTGGGGCTGTGCCATTGGCATATTTTGGAGGCTGTGCCCTATAAAAGGCTGAGCACACGTTGGGCTTTGCAGACTCACAGAAAACGTGTGAAGCAAGGCACCGGCAAGCAGCAGGGCATTATTATTCCCCCTAAG ACTTTCTGCCTGAAGATGCCTGTAATGCGGACGATAACGAGAGTGGCCAAGCAGATGGCGCAGAGTCCTGTTTGCGGTTGCCAGATCTCTGTTATGCCTATCCGGTCCATTGGTTTTTCTCCCCGCCAAGTGCCATCAGACGCCAGCTTCCACTCTGTGTCCTTCTCTGAGACAGACCACCCTCGCGTGCTCATCACAG GAGGACTAGGCCAGCTGGGCGTGGGACTTGCCAAACTGCTGAG AAAACGCTATGGAAAGAACAATGTGATCCTGTCTGACATACGTAAACCCCCAGACAGCGTCTTTTACAGCG GGCCATTCATCTACTCTGATATTCTGGACTATAAGAATCTACGTGAGATCGTTGTGAACAATCGGATAACGTGGCTCATTCACTATAGTGCTTTGCTCAGCGCAGTCGGTGAGGCAAACGTTCCGTTGGCCAGAGCGGTCAATATTACAG GGCTACACAATATTCTGGATATTGCCGCTGAACACGGGCTGCGCCTGTTTGTGCCGAGTACAATCGGAGCCTTCGGTCCCACCTCGCCCAGAAACCCAACTCCAGATCTGTGTGTGCAGAGACCAAGGACAATCTATGGTGTTTCCAAAGTCCATGCAGAGCTTATGGGAGAG TATTACCACTACAGATACGGCCTGGACTTCCGGTGTCTCCGTTATCCTGGAAttatttctgctgattcccaacCTGGAGGAGGAACTACAG ACTATGCTGTCCAGATTTTCCATGATGCTATCAAGACTGGAAGGTTCATGTGCAACCTAAAACCAGACACTCGTTTGCCCATGATGTATATTGATGATTGCCTAAGGGCTACCCTGGAGGTTATGGAGGCACCCGCCCCGTCGCTTACTATGAGGACGTACAACATCAATGCCATGAGCTTCACACCTGAGGAGCTGGCAATAGAGGTTCAGAAGCACATGCCAGAGCTTGAAGTTGTTTATGATGTGGATGCCGTCAGGCAAGCCATCG CTGACAGTTGGCCAATGAATTTTGATGACAGCAATGCTCGCAAGGACTGGGGGTGGAAACATGATTTCGACATGGCCGAGCTGGTAACTACCATGCTCAATTACTTGAACTCTGGGAGACTGGCAATTCAGGCAAACTGA
- the LOC101730350 gene encoding L-threonine 3-dehydrogenase, mitochondrial isoform X2 yields the protein MPVMRTITRVAKQMAQSPVCGCQISVMPIRSIGFSPRQVPSDASFHSVSFSETDHPRVLITGGLGQLGVGLAKLLRKRYGKNNVILSDIRKPPDSVFYSGPFIYSDILDYKNLREIVVNNRITWLIHYSALLSAVGEANVPLARAVNITGLHNILDIAAEHGLRLFVPSTIGAFGPTSPRNPTPDLCVQRPRTIYGVSKVHAELMGEYYHYRYGLDFRCLRYPGIISADSQPGGGTTDYAVQIFHDAIKTGRFMCNLKPDTRLPMMYIDDCLRATLEVMEAPAPSLTMRTYNINAMSFTPEELAIEVQKHMPELEVVYDVDAVRQAIADSWPMNFDDSNARKDWGWKHDFDMAELVTTMLNYLNSGRLAIQAN from the exons ATGCCTGTAATGCGGACGATAACGAGAGTGGCCAAGCAGATGGCGCAGAGTCCTGTTTGCGGTTGCCAGATCTCTGTTATGCCTATCCGGTCCATTGGTTTTTCTCCCCGCCAAGTGCCATCAGACGCCAGCTTCCACTCTGTGTCCTTCTCTGAGACAGACCACCCTCGCGTGCTCATCACAG GAGGACTAGGCCAGCTGGGCGTGGGACTTGCCAAACTGCTGAG AAAACGCTATGGAAAGAACAATGTGATCCTGTCTGACATACGTAAACCCCCAGACAGCGTCTTTTACAGCG GGCCATTCATCTACTCTGATATTCTGGACTATAAGAATCTACGTGAGATCGTTGTGAACAATCGGATAACGTGGCTCATTCACTATAGTGCTTTGCTCAGCGCAGTCGGTGAGGCAAACGTTCCGTTGGCCAGAGCGGTCAATATTACAG GGCTACACAATATTCTGGATATTGCCGCTGAACACGGGCTGCGCCTGTTTGTGCCGAGTACAATCGGAGCCTTCGGTCCCACCTCGCCCAGAAACCCAACTCCAGATCTGTGTGTGCAGAGACCAAGGACAATCTATGGTGTTTCCAAAGTCCATGCAGAGCTTATGGGAGAG TATTACCACTACAGATACGGCCTGGACTTCCGGTGTCTCCGTTATCCTGGAAttatttctgctgattcccaacCTGGAGGAGGAACTACAG ACTATGCTGTCCAGATTTTCCATGATGCTATCAAGACTGGAAGGTTCATGTGCAACCTAAAACCAGACACTCGTTTGCCCATGATGTATATTGATGATTGCCTAAGGGCTACCCTGGAGGTTATGGAGGCACCCGCCCCGTCGCTTACTATGAGGACGTACAACATCAATGCCATGAGCTTCACACCTGAGGAGCTGGCAATAGAGGTTCAGAAGCACATGCCAGAGCTTGAAGTTGTTTATGATGTGGATGCCGTCAGGCAAGCCATCG CTGACAGTTGGCCAATGAATTTTGATGACAGCAATGCTCGCAAGGACTGGGGGTGGAAACATGATTTCGACATGGCCGAGCTGGTAACTACCATGCTCAATTACTTGAACTCTGGGAGACTGGCAATTCAGGCAAACTGA
- the mtmr9 gene encoding myotubularin-related protein 9, with the protein MEFAELIKTPRVDNVVLHRPFHSPVWGTLCLTGHHLILSSRQDNSEELWLLHANIDSIEKRFVGTSGTITIKSKDLRIIQLEISGMEECLNIASSIEALSTLDSVTLMYPFFYRPMFEVTENGWSLFLPEQEFEQLALETDDWRLSSVNRDYSVCLSYPQLVTVPKSIDDDSLRKVAAFRHAGRFPVLSYYHKKNGMVMMRSSQPLTGTNGKRCKEDEKLINATLKHGKRGYIIDTRALNVAQQARARGGGFEQEAHYPQWRRIHKSIERFNILQESLIKLVEACNDQSHNMDRWLSKLEASNWLTHIKEILTTACLAAQCIDREGASVLVHGSEGMDSTLQVTSLAQIILDPRCRTIRGFESLVEREWLQGGHPFQQRCAQSAYSNSKQKWEAPTFLLFLDCVWQILRQFPCSFQFNERLLITLYEHAYASQFGTFLGNNDYERNKLKLSQKTLSLWSWVNQPSEINKFLNPLYEANGLVIWPSVAPQSLQLWEGVFLRWNRSSKYLEEAYEEMAHIIEYNKELQVKVNALRRQLAELETEDGVLETP; encoded by the exons ATGGAGTTCGCCGAGCTGATTAAGACTCCTCGGGTGGATAATGTGGTTCTACACCGGCCCTTCCACTCCCCGGTGTGGGGCACCCTCTGTCTCACCGGGCACCACCTCATCCTCAGCTCCCGGCAGGACAACAGCGAGGAGCTCTGGCTTCTACACGCCAACATCGACTCCATAGAGAAGCG GTTTGTGGGCACATCTGGAACCATCACCATTAAAAGTAAGGACCTGCGGATAATCCAGCTGGAAATCAGTGGAATGGAGGAGTGCCTGAACATCGCAAGCTCCATTGAG GCCCTGTCTACCCTGGATTCCGTCACTCTGATGTACCCCTTCTTCTACCGGCCCATGTTTGAGGTAACAGAGAATGGGTGGAGCCTGTTTCTCCCTGAGCAAGAATTTGAGCAACTGGCCCTAGAG ACAGACGACTGGAGGCTGAGCTCAGTGAATCGGGACTACTCCGTGTGCTTGTCGTACCCTCAGCTTGTCACCGTACCCAAATCAATAGATGACGACTCTCTTCGGAAAGTTGCTGCGTTCCGGCACGCCGGCCGGTTTCCCGTGCTTAGCTATTACCATAAGAAGAATGGCATG GTAATGATGCGCAGCAGCCAACCACTAACCGGTACCAACGGGAAGCGCTGCAAGGAAGACGAGAAGCTAATTAATGCCACGCTAAAGCATGGGAAACGTGGGTACATTATAGACACCCGCGCCCTAAACGTGGCTCAGCAGGCCAGAGCTCGGGGAGGGGGATTCGAACAGGAGGCCCATTATCCACAATGGAGGCGGATACACAAGTCTATTGAGAG GTTCAACATTTTGCAGGAGAGTTTGATTAAGCTGGTGGAGGCCTGTAATGATCAGTCTCACAACATGGATCGCTGGCTGAGCAAACTGGAGGCCTCCAACTGGTTGACTCACATCAAGGAGATATTAACCACTGCCTGCCTTGCTGCCCAGTGCATTGATAG AGAAGGAGCGTCTGTGTTGGTTCATGGTTCTGAGGGGATGGACTCCACCCTACAAGTGACCTCTCTGGCACAAATCATCCTGGACCCGAGGTGCAGAACTATCCGTGGCTTTGAGTCTCTGGTTGAGCGAGAGTGGCTCCAG GGAGGTCACCCTTTCCAGCAGCGCTGCGCACAGTCTGCCTACTCCAACAGCAAACAGAAGTGGGAGGCTCCGACCTTCCTGCTCTTCCTGGACTGTGTGTGGCAGATCCTGCGCCAGTTCCCCTGCTCTTTCCAGTTCAACGAGCGCCTTCTCATCACCCTCTATGAACATGCCTACGCCTCCCAGTTTGGCACCTTCCTGGGCAACAACGACTATGAAAG GAATAAATTGAAGCTGTCGCAGAAAACTCTGTCCCTCTGGTCGTGGGTGAACCAACCATCTGAGATCAACAAATTCCTCAATCCTCtctatgaagcaaatgggctggTGATCTGGCCCTCGGTGGCACCTCAGAGCCTACAGCTGTGGGAag GTGTTTTCCTGCGTTGGAACAGATCATCCAAGTACCTAGAAGAAGCCTATGAAGAGATGGCTCACATTATCGAGTACAACAAGGAGCTGCAAGTGAAAGTGAATGCTCTCCGGAGGCAGCTTGCCGAACTGGAGACAGAGGATGGGGTGCTGGAGACTCCCTAA